The stretch of DNA GGAGAGAACCTGGGCCTGCTACATGAGGGGTCTTTCTCTGTTTACCTGGCCGACGAGTTTGTCGATTGGGCGAACGAAGAAGGCCAAACTCCCGAGCGTATCGGCAAAGCGATCCGTGGGCTACGTGAAGCCGAGGCGATGTCGGTGGGGCCGATCGGGCACTTGATGAACGATCGCTATCAGGCGCAGGCGATCATCAACGGCGAAGCGAGCCCGCAGTTTCTTCAAGGCACCGATCCGAGACCTCGGGTCGATCAGTGGCTCGCTTACCTCGCCAACGAGTCGCTCGACTTCGAGCGCGAACGGGCGCTGCAGGCGCTCGACCTGCTGGCCGCGTACGACGCGGCGTATCTCGGCGAAGGGATGCGCGCCCTGACGTCGAACAAGCCCGCCCTGAACTGGCTTCAGCGCTATTCCATCGACGACGCTCAACTCGTCGGCGTTCTGGCGCCCGACGTGCCCCAGCATGGCGCCTACTACTTCGGGGACCTAACGACGATCGCCAGCGCGCGGACAAGTCGACTCGTGAGTCAGGTGTTCAACAACCAACACGTGCTCTCCGACGCGTTGCGACGTTGGATGGCCGGCGTCGCTTGGCGCCGCGCCGAGCGCGTGCGGCTTGCGCTGATTGCTTATCACCTCGAACACGACGAGTATCCCGAGAGCCTGGAACCGCTCGTCGGGTCCTACTTGGGCCGTGAAGAGATTCGCGACCCGTACACGGGCGAGCCGTTCGGCTGGAAGCCGGACGGATTCGATTTGCCGCTTGCTGAAGAGTATCGAGGCGAGATCGTAAAGCAGATTGCACCGATCGGGATACCGGCGCTGTGGTGCGGCGGCGGTGCCTTGGCGGCGCCCGTCAAACGCCAGGCGCGGGTCGGTAAACCCGGTGCAGGGGGTGTCTCCGACGACAACCGCCCGACCGCAACGGTCATGTCCCTGCAACCCGTTGAGGAAATCTACTTCTGGCCGACGGGCGCGTTCTGGATGCCGGCGCCGAAGTGAGCCGCCTGCGATGTGGTGAAAGCTATGCCGAGGCAAACCGGGGGCTAAGGCCCCGCGACTGATAACGCACGCCGTCGGGATCAGCCGGCACGCGTTAGCGTCCGGTTCCTTGAACTTGAAGAGACGGTGGCTACTTATTCCCCTCCCTTTTTTGGGGAGGGTTTCGATTCAACAGTGCGTTGCCACGCTCTTAGCAAGAGCGCATCGAAGAAAGGATCGGTAAACAATCCGTTCGCAGGGGGAGACGTTTAACCCTCCCCCCCTGCTTCTCCGGAAAATTTGCCTCCCTGGAAGGGAGGGGGATGCAGCGCGCTTACGCTACTCTTAGAGCACCGACACGATCGCCTTCGCTAGCGCGTCGACATTCGTCGGCGTGATGCCCGCGACGTTGATGCGGCCGGAGCCGACCAGGTAGATCGCGTCGTGTTCGCGGAGCTTGGCGACTTGTTCTTTCGACAGGCCGCTGAACGAGAACATGCCGCGCTGCTGTTGGATGAACGAGTAGTCGGCCTTCGCGCCATGCTCCACGAGCTTCTCGACGAGCAGCGTCCGCATGCCGTTGATGCGGTTGCGCATGTGCTCTAGTTCGCCCAGCCACTGCTTCTTAAGGTCGGCGTCGGCTAGGATCGTCGTCACCAAGGCGGCGCCGTGGGCGGGCGGGTTCGAATAGATCGTGCGGATGACCCGATTCACCTGGCTCTGCACGATCGCGCGGCGCTCGGCGTCCTGCGAGACGAACGTCACGGCGCCGACACGCTCGCGGTACAGACCGAAATTCTTCGAGAACGAACTGCAGATGATCAGCTCGGCGCCGGGCGTGCAGAACTCGCGCAGGCCGGCGGCGTCCTCTTCGACGCCGTCGCCGAAGCCTTGGTAGGCGAAGTCGAGCACCGGCAGCACCTTCCGCTCGGCCAGCACCGCGGCGATCTGACGCCACTGCTCGATCGTGGGGTCGATGCCCGTCGGGTTGTGGCAACAGCCGTGCAGCAGCACCGCGTCGCCGGCGGGGAGCTTCTTCAGCGCGTCGAGGAAGGCTTCGAACGCCAAGCCGTTGGTCGCCGCGTCGAAGTAGGGAAGCGTCCCGGTCTTTACGCCCGCCGCGGCGAAGATGGCCGGATGGTTGGCCCAGGTCGGGTCGGTCATCCAGATCGTGGCGCCGGGGAAGTTCTGCTTGAGGAAATCGCCGACGACCCGCAGCGCGCCGGTGCCGCCGGGAGTGTGGGAGGTGCTCGCCCGGTTCGAGACCAGGACCTCGTGCCCGTTGCCGAGCATCAGCAGCTGCACCGCGGCGCCGTACTCGGGGGCGCCGGGGATCGGGAGGTAGGACTTGGTCTTCTCGCTGGCGGTGACACGCCGCGTCGCCTCGATGACCGACGGCAGGACCGGCGTGACGCCGTGCTCGTCCTGATAGACGCCGACGCCGAGGTTGATCTTCCCGGGCCGCGTCTCGGCCTTGAAGGCGTCGGTGAGGCCGAGGATGGGGTCAACAGGGGCGGCTTCGATCGACTCGAACATGGGAGGGGCCTGGCAGCGGGGGCGATAGGAGGGCGTCTGGGAGCGTCAGAGGGCCTGTCTACGGCTGGCTCGGCGCGGAAGGTCGGAAACCCGACACTTTAGTTCCACGGCCGGTTCGTCGGTAGCGGCGGGGAAGGAAGCCGCGGATGAACGCAGATAGAAGCGGATGGGTGATCGAGACGCCGACCTCCTTCTATTTGCCTTATCCATCTGAATGGCCTGCCGCTCACCTGATCTATATTGGCCTCCGGCGGGACGACATCCGCGTCCATCTGCGTTCATCTGCGGCTAAATTGAAAAAGGGAAATCGATGGCGGACGGGAAGACGGGCGTGTGGCTCATTGGCGCCCGGGGGGGCGTGGCGACGACGGTCGCCGTCGGCCTGGCGGCGTTGCGGCGGGGCGACGCGCCGGCTTATGGCTTGGTGACCGAGACCGCTGCCCTGGCGGGCGTCGATCTGCCGGCGTGGGATCAGATTGT from Botrimarina mediterranea encodes:
- a CDS encoding amino acid aminotransferase, with product MFESIEAAPVDPILGLTDAFKAETRPGKINLGVGVYQDEHGVTPVLPSVIEATRRVTASEKTKSYLPIPGAPEYGAAVQLLMLGNGHEVLVSNRASTSHTPGGTGALRVVGDFLKQNFPGATIWMTDPTWANHPAIFAAAGVKTGTLPYFDAATNGLAFEAFLDALKKLPAGDAVLLHGCCHNPTGIDPTIEQWRQIAAVLAERKVLPVLDFAYQGFGDGVEEDAAGLREFCTPGAELIICSSFSKNFGLYRERVGAVTFVSQDAERRAIVQSQVNRVIRTIYSNPPAHGAALVTTILADADLKKQWLGELEHMRNRINGMRTLLVEKLVEHGAKADYSFIQQQRGMFSFSGLSKEQVAKLREHDAIYLVGSGRINVAGITPTNVDALAKAIVSVL